Genomic DNA from bacterium:
TGCGGCTGGCTGCTGATGCGACGACAAAAACGAGGAAATTTATTTTGCAGGCTCCAGCAGCTATGGTGAAAACTTTATACGGTATAGGTGTAAACCCCGCGGCTGCGACTGCTACGGCATCGTATTTGTTATAAAGTCTCGCTATCTCGTTGAATTTATCCATGGCACCGTAAAGCGTGAGAAGCTTTACTCCGATGCTTTTCATAAGCCACAAACCGATAGCATAGCCCAGCATTCCGCCAAGAACTGAAAACACAGCTGCCAACCCAGCATAATAAAAAGCACGCTTTGGTCTGGAAAGCGACATGGGAAGTATAAGGGAATCGGGGGCG
This window encodes:
- a CDS encoding DedA family protein, translated to MDFTQIKAELKERIAATRNPLKKLYYWVLGWAYSKYGVWALIFTAFSESSFFPVAPDSLILPMSLSRPKRAFYYAGLAAVFSVLGGMLGYAIGLWLMKSIGVKLLTLYGAMDKFNEIARLYNKYDAVAVAAAGFTPIPYKVFTIAAGACKINFLVFVVASAASRSARFFLEAALMYFFGEPAKIFIEKYFNWIILATFIAGVVGFVVVKYAIK